The Coffea arabica cultivar ET-39 chromosome 4e, Coffea Arabica ET-39 HiFi, whole genome shotgun sequence genome includes a window with the following:
- the LOC140005527 gene encoding uncharacterized protein has protein sequence MTQLEPKRWNAWLSLAEWWYNTSYHTAIHMSPFEALYGIPPPQLALGSYSHSKVATMEDHLKDRQRIDELLKKNLHEAQNRMKMYAAQRRTEREFNVGDWVYLRLQPYRQTSVEVRKNSKLAAKYYGPIR, from the coding sequence ATGACACAATTGGAACCTAAGAGATGGAATGCCTGGTTATCACTAGCTGAGTGGTGGTATAACACTTCCTATCATACAGCTATTCACATGAGTCCTTTTGAGGCATTGTATGGGATCCCCCCACCTCAGCTAGCTCTGGGGTCCTATTCACACTCCAAAGTAGCTACAATGGAAGACCACTTGAAAGACAGACAAAGGATAGATGAACTACTCAAGAAGAATTTGCATGAGGCTCAGAATAGGATGAAGATGTATGCTGCTCAGAGGAGGACCGAAAGGGAATTCAATGTTGGGGATTGGGTTTATTTAAGGCTGCAACCTTATAGACAGACATCTGTGGAGGTGAGGAAGAACTCCAAACTAGCAGCTAAGTACTATGGGCCTATCAGATAG